The Leguminivora glycinivorella isolate SPB_JAAS2020 chromosome 1, LegGlyc_1.1, whole genome shotgun sequence genome includes a region encoding these proteins:
- the LOC125227028 gene encoding retinoblastoma-binding protein 5 homolog produces MNLELLESFGQNYPEEFDGSLDSISLAATCAFNRRGTLLAVGCNDGRIFIWDFLTRGIAKSISAHVYPVCSLSWSRNCRKLLSASTDHNVCIWDILTGECEQRYRFPTAIVRVQFDPRNDKRFLVCPMRHAALLVDTDGDHNILPIDEDGDINVIASFDRRGDYVYTGNTKGKILILDSQTLAIKASFKITVGTSSTTGIKSIEFARRGDCFLVNTSDRVIRVYDTTTVIKSGVNGEPEPIQKLQDLVNKTTWKKCCFSGDGEYICAGSARQHALYIWEKSIGNLVKILHGTKGELLLDVVWHPIRPIIASISAGVVSIWAQNQVENWSAFAPDFKELDENVEYEERESEFDVADEDRSVDQAGESRDDEDFEVDVTTCEPVAAFCSSDEEGEDEGMLHFLPIAPEIEDPEDGWAATQETATPTETPEKLEPAAKRPKSKTYDISLKIAPPEQPLSFSGKNKQAAGSKKVAGRPRK; encoded by the exons ATGAATTTAGAATTACTTG aaTCTTTTGGACAAAACTACCCAGAG GAGTTTGATGGGTCTCTTGACTCGATATCTCTGGCGGCGACGTGCGCGTTCAACCGCCGAGGAACCTTGCTGGCAGTGGGATGCAATGACGGAAGGATATTTATATGGGACTTCCTTACTAGAGGAATTGCGAAATCAATATCAGCTCATGTGTATCCCGTTTGCAGTCTTAGTTGGTCTAGAAATTGTAGAAAG CTCCTATCAGCGTCAACAGACCACAATGTTTGCATCTGGGACATCCTGACCGGGGAATGTGAGCAACGCTACCGCTTCCCAACGGCCATAGTACGAGTTCAGTTTGATCCGCGCAATGACAAGAGATTCCTTGTGTGTCCAATGAGGCATGCTGCGTTGCTGGTTGATACGGATGGAGATCACAACATTCTGCCGATTGACGAAGAT GGCGACATAAACGTGATAGCGTCATTCGACCGGCGCGGCGACTACGTATACACTGGCAACACCAAAGGCAAGATCCTGATCCTGGACTCTCAGACGCTGGCGATAAAGGCCAGTTTCAAGATCACCGTCGGCACATCCAGTACAACGGGGATCAAGAGCATAGAGTTCGCTAGGAGAGGAGA TTGTTTTCTGGTGAACACATCTGACCGCGTGATCAGAGTGTACGACACGACCACAGTCATTAAAAGCGGCGTCAATGGTGAACCCGAGCCCATACAGAAACTACAAGATCTTGTTAACAA GACAACATGGAAGAAGTGCTGTTTCTCCGGCGACGGAGAGTACATCTGCGCCGGCTCGGCGCGGCAGCACGCGCTTTACATCTGGGAGAAAAGCATCGGGAACCTCGTCAAGATCCTGCACGGAACCAAAGGCGAATTGTTGCTCGATGTGGTCTGGCATCCCATCCGACCCATCATAGCCAGTATTAGTGCAG GTGTCGTGTCAATCTGGGCGCAAAACCAGGTGGAGAACTGGTCGGCCTTCGCGCCCGACTTCAAAGAGCTGGACGAGAACGTCGAATACGAGGAGCGAGAGAGCGAGTTCGATGTGGCTGATGAAGACAGATCCGTGGACCAGGCGGGCGAGAGTCGGGACGATGAGGACTTTGAG GTGGACGTAACGACGTGCGAGCCCGTGGCCGCGTTCTGCAGCTCCGACGAGGAGGGTGAGGACGAGGGCATGCTGCACTTCCTGCCCATAGCGCCAGAGATTGAAGACCCGGAG GATGGCTGGGCGGCGACACAGGAGACTGCCACGCCTACAGAGACCCCCGAAAAGCTTGAACCGGCCGCCAAAAGGCCGAAAAGCAAGACCTACGATATCTCCCTCAAAATAGCACCGCCTG AACAACCACTGTCGTTCAGCGGCAAGAACAAGCAGGCTGCGGGCAGTAAAAAGGTAGCTGGAAGaccaagaaaataa
- the LOC125227048 gene encoding probable ATP-dependent RNA helicase DDX23, which yields MPVSNIKTDTDQTEDTLENYNSKNKYRQTVMFTATMSPAVERLARRYLRRPAIVHVGSVGIPVDRTEQVVYMIHENEKRKKLIEILKRRDKPPIVIFVNQKKIADGLAKFLEKLGFNSCTLHGGKGQEQRDLALTSLKNGTKDILVATDVAGRGIDIKNVSMVINYDMAKTIEDYTHRIGRTGRDGKTGKAVSFVTNEDSALFYDLKQVLLQSSFLGAH from the coding sequence ATGCCCGTTTCTAATATTAAAACTGACACTGATCAAACTGAAGATACTTTGGAAAATTataactctaaaaataaatatagacaAACTGTCATGTTCACAGCTACAATGTCTCCTGCTGTGGAACGCTTAGCTAGGCGCTATCTCAGACGACCAGCTATTGTCCACGTAGGATCTGTAGGAATACCAGTTGATCGTACAGAACAAGTAGTTTATATGATTCATGAAAACGAAAAGCGCAAAAAGCTGATAGAAATATTGAAGCGCCGTGATAAACCTCCGATAGTTATTTTTGTAAATCAGAAGAAAATAGCTGATGGTTTAGCGAAATTTCTTGAGAAGCTAGGCTTCAATTCTTGTACGCTACATGGTGGCAAAGGGCAGGAGCAACGAGATTTAGCGTTGACAAGTCTTAAGAATGGCACCAAAGATATTCTCGTGGCAACTGATGTTGCTGGTCGTGGTATTGACATCAAGAATGTTAGCATGGTCATCAACTATGATATGGCCAAAACAATTGAGGACTACACACATCGTATCGGACGCACTGGGCGTGATGGTAAAACCGGCAAAGCAGTATCTTTTGTGACAAATGAGGATTCAGCCTTATTCTACGACCTTAAGCAAGTATTGCTTCAAAGCTCGTTTCTAGGTGCCCATTAG
- the LOC125227039 gene encoding uncharacterized protein LOC125227039, translating into MLEAEPNTNTEFTILDYLNRDSWRAVLRYVPMQDLLRSENVSRRWQRVVLQYLEEIRFSFWGREDNSPSNTFNWKLRISAYQSFTRWTGKLGSRVVATYCKNGEHLNIIKTNCPNLEALTLINFEPKSKDQGLIQFNKDLKSLKRLCFHTCTISDELIKQYIAHKPLEELQFSYCEVTGECLDSANLSNIKSLTFKACHKLLASHILTSVNLTKLELLTVPREILTEIQLVLDKMPKLEWLEMHIYQGNHCHLEHYNPLCSLTQLKHLSTDLSVSDDAVEAITRCCKELRTLELCNCELLSLQSLRTICRNAGERLTEFAVYHYHQLLDDNVVDCVRRCPKLTLLCIGGMCGITPTLPEHVSDAKQDVSPEHVLHLDLTDFDLYDDFFGDSWAVYDYLILVKP; encoded by the coding sequence ATGCTAGAAGCAGAACCAAATACAAATACCGAATTCACCATACTGGATTACCTGAATCGGGATAGCTGGCGTGCCGTGCTACGCTATGTGCCCATGCAGGACCTTTTACGAAGCGAGAACGTCAGCCGTCGGTGGCAGCGAGTGGTGCTGCAATACTTGGAAGAAATTCGTTTTAGTTTCTGGGGCAGAGAGGATAACAGCCCTTCAAACACCTTTAACTGGAAGCTACGGATATCTGCGTATCAATCATTTACTAGATGGACCGGCAAGCTAGGCTCAAGGGTGGTGGCAACTTACTGTAAGAATGGAGAGCATTTGAATATAATAAAGACAAACTGCCCTAATCTTGAAGCTCTGACATTGATCAACTTTGAACCAAAATCGAAAGACCAGGGTTTAATCCAATTCAATAAGGACTTGAAAAGTCTTAAGCGACTTTGTTTTCATACATGTACTATCTCGGACGAATTAATCAAGCAGTATATAGCACACAAGCCATTAGAAGAATTACAATTCTCTTATTGTGAAGTCACAGGGGAATGTTTGGACTCTGCAAACCTATCTAACATTAAATCCCTCACCTTCAAGGCATGCCACAAACTCCTAGCTTCACATATACTAACGTCTGTCAACCTGACTAAACTGGAGCTACTTACTGTACCAAGAGAAATACTAACGGAAATTCAATTAGTATTAGACAAGATGCCAAAATTAGAATGGTTAGAAATGCACATTTATCAGGGGAACCATTGTCATTTAGAACATTACAATCCTCTCTGTAGCCTGACACAATTGAAGCATTTGAGTACAGACCTCTCAGTGTCAGATGATGCTGTGGAAGCCATAACACGGTGCTGCAAGGAGCTGCGAACTCTGGAGTTGTGTAATTGTGAGTTACTTAGTCTGCAAAGTTTGAGGACAATTTGTCGTAACGCGGGAGAGCGCCTTACTGAGTTTGCCGTGTATCATTACCACCAACTACTGGATGATAATGTTGTGGACTGTGTCCGCAGATGTCCAAAGCTAACACTCTTGTGTATCGGAGGCATGTGTGGGATAACTCCGACCTTACCTGAACATGTATCAGATGCTAAGCAGGATGTGAGCCCAGAGCATGTCCTACACCTtgatttgacagattttgacctGTATGATGACTTTTTTGGTGATAGTTGGGCAGTATATGATTATCTGATATTAGTTAAACCTTAA